The Ornithodoros turicata isolate Travis chromosome 7, ASM3712646v1, whole genome shotgun sequence genome includes a region encoding these proteins:
- the LOC135399558 gene encoding uncharacterized protein LOC135399558 → MRAAILLCVALLIVYQTEARSTMKCPRLWPSTQTRCTYRCRTHITYREKEDDGYPCLTKRLRRGKCLNGKCLSSKAFEAAAATTRTATTTPATITAESCV, encoded by the exons ATGAGGGCTGCTATTCTACTGTGTGTCGCTCTGCTGATTGTATATCAGA CTGAAGCACGGTCCACGATGAAGTGTCCACGGCTGTGGCCATCGACTCAG ACACGATGCACATACCGATGCAGGACCCACATTACTTACAGAGAAAAGGAAGACGACGGATACCCGTGCCTG ACCAAACGTTTGAGGCGAGGCAAATGTCTTAATGGGAAGTGCTTGTCGAGCAAAGCATTTGAAGCAGCAGCGGCAACAAcaagaacagcaacaacaacacccGCAACAATCACAGCTGAATCATGTGTGTAA